The genomic interval CCCTGCCTGCCACTGCCACCGCCACCGCCGAGCAGCCGCCTCCCCCGCCGCCCCCACAGACGCCCCCGCCTCCCGTCCCCAaagcgccgccgccgccggagAAGGAGAAGCCGAGGAAGGGGCGGAAGGACAAGGTAGGCGGGCGCTCTTGGTCGCGTCGGCATGCCGGGCGCCATCTCCTCCCTTTTCCTCACCGCCGGCCGTTGTGTTTCTGGCGCAGGGTAAGAAGGGGAAGACGAAGATGCCGTCGCTGGTGAAGAAGTGGCAGAGCATCCAGCGGGAGCTGGACGAGGAGGAGAACTCCAGCTCCAGCGAGGAGGACCGCGAGACCACGGCCCAGCGCCGCATCGAGGagtggaagcagcagcagctgatgagGTACCGACCCACCCGGGTCCACTCTGCTGGGAGGGGACGGGGACGTTCTTTTGTCCCCTGTACATCTCCAGCCCTGGGGGGGCACCCAGGGGTGGTGGGGACTGTCACCTTGCACCACCAGGCGCTGACCCCCTGTTTTGTCCCCACAGCGGCATGGCAGAGAGGAACGCCAACTTCGAGGCGCTGCCCGAGGACTGGCGAGCGCGGCTGAAGCGCAGGAAAACCGCCTCCAGCACATGAGCCGCGTCCTGGtcggttgttttttgttttgttttttatttttacagatgtACAGTTCTTCACTTGACCGTTGTCCAATAAACTGTAGCAGTTTGGGACACGTTGTCTGTTGCTGTTCCTGTGGCAGTTTGGGGTGTGcgcggtgtccctgtcactggGGCGCCCTTTGTGTCCCCACTGGCTGCGCGTCTGCCCGGAGCACCAAAGCCCTCTGGCTCGTTTCCCAGCTCCGCTCTGGGCCCGCCCCGTCCCTCCCTGTCGCTCAGCGACCGCGTCCCAGTTTCCCCGGCCCTGCCGGCACCAGGGAAGGGTCTTGCCGCACCTCGGGCAGCCATGCAGCCCTCGGGGCCCCCCAGGGATCGGGGGGCAGGGGGGTTTGGTGGGAAGCTGCTCCCTGAGCCCTACGACAGCTTCATGCGCAGCCACCTGCGCTACTACGGCTACTTCCAAGGTGAGCCCTGCCCCCGGGGACGtgtccccttttcccccccagcTGTTGGGGCTGCAGTGGTACTGTCCCCAAGGCCAGTGGAGGGGTGGGCAGAAgagccccatgtccccagggggtCCCACCGAGGCACCCGGTACTGGCAGCACCAACCAGAGCTGCCGGGGGCATCCCGGGCAGGAGCTGAGCTGTGAGTGggaccctgcagccccccagaGCCGGGAGAGCACGGGGGGGcctctccctgtccctgccttggGTGGCAGGTGGTTTTGGGGTACCCACACCCCAACTCTTCCAGCCTGGGCTCCCTGCTCTCAGCTACAGTTGTATCAGTGTGGGGAGAGCACACTGGAGCCCCCCATCCCCTCCTGGTTCCCTTGCAGCCCCTAGGGCGCTGGAGCCGGTCTCTGGCCAGGACAGGTGGGTCCCTTCAGCGCGGGGCCAGGGGACATCGGTGCCCTCGGTGCAGCACCGCAGGTCCCCGGGGGATCCACGGGATCTCTTCACCCTCCCCTGGGCACAGGGCCCCCTGCCCGCTCCCCGCTGGCCCATCGAGTGCGAAGTCATCAAGGAGCCGATCGAGCACATCGGTGAGGGAACATGCCAGCTGCGCCCCCACCCCTGCGCCGGGCCTCCCATCTGCCCATAGTGCCCACTCTGTCCCCCGCAGAGTGGGTCCCCCCTGAGCCGGAGCCCTTCTGCCCGCCCGCGGGCCCCGCGCGCCCCCTGGCCCCGCTCAGCGAGGACCAGGGCACTGTTGTCTACCAGCTCAGCCCAGGTACTGGGGAGTGGGCAGCACCCCGGGtaccccccagtgtccccaggtctCCATTGCCATCCCTCTGGGCTCTCCCCGCAGCACCCCCAGGCTCCTGCTTCACCCGCGCTCGCATTGGGGGATCCCCGGGCCCCCTGTCCTTGCCGGCCACCCCCTTGGAGGGTCCCCAGGACACAACGCTGATCTTTGAATCGCGTTTTGAGAGCGGAAACCTCCAGAAAGCTGTCAAGGTGTaagagaggggctggggggtgacTGGGGATGGTGACCGTGGGACCAGGAGCCGGAACCGGGCCTGTCCCGCTGCGCAGGGGCCCCTTCGAGTACGTGCTGTGGCTGCGGCCGGACCTGTACACGGCCAAGCACACCCAGTGGTTCTACTTCCGCGTCCAAAACACCCGGCGAGACCATCTCTACCACTTCACCATCGCCAACCTGGCCAAGCCCAAGAGCCTCTACAATGAGGGGATGCGCCCGCTGCTCTACTCCCAGCGTGATGCCGAGAGCTGCGGCATCGGCTGGCGCCGCGTCGGGACAGACATCCAGTACTACCGGCGTGGTGTGGAGGAGCCAGCCGCCTTCTGTCtctcctggactgtgtgttTCCCCCACGACGGCGACACCTGCTTCTTCGCCCACTCCTACCCCTACACCTACTCGGACCTGCGGCGCTACCTGCGGGCGCTGTGCCGTGACCCAGCGCGCTCGCGGCTCTGCACGGTGCGGGCGCTGTGCCGCAGCCTGGCTGGCAACACCGTGTACCTGCTGACCATCGGCAGCCCGGCCGCTGCGGCCAGCAAGCGGGTGGTGGTGCTGAGCGCCCGCGCGCACCCCGGGGAGAGCGGCGGCTCCTGGGCCATGCGGGGTTTGCTCGATTTCCTCCTCAGCGCCGATGCCGACGCCCAGCTCCTGCGCCGGCTCTTTGACTTCATGGTGGTGCCGATGCTGAACCCCGAcggggtggtggtggggaacTCCCGCTGCTCCCTGGCGGGACGGGATCCCAACAGGGCGTACGGGACAGCGCGTGGTGGCTCCTTCCCCGGCGTGTGGCACCTGCGGGCCATGGTGGAGAGGTAAGGGGGGACACGGAGTGGGTGGGATGGTGCCGCTCCCGCAGCCGTGCCGGTGGCCATATCGTGGTCCGTGCAGGGTGCTGGCAGAGCGGGAGGTGGTTTTGTACTGCGACTTCCATGGGCACAGCCGGAAAAACAATGTCTTCATGTACGGCTGCGACGGCGGTGGGGCCGGCAGCGGGTCACGGCTGCGCCAGCGCGTCTTCCCCCTGATGCTGAGCAAGAATGCCCCCGACAAGGTGGGACGCCCTGGGAATGGTGACACGGGAAACGCAGCCGCTGTGCCGCTTCCCGAGGTGCCACCACGGCGTCCCCGCGGTGCTGGGGGACACGCTCCCCGCTGCGCTGACCCCGGGGCCGGGCCCagttctccttccccagctgcaaGTTCAAGGTGCAGAAGAGCAAAGCGGGCACGGGCAGAGTCGTCATGTGGCGCTTGGGCGTCTTGCACAGCTACACCATGGAGGCGGCTTTCGGCGGCTCCACGCTGGGTGAGGGGCCACCGCGGGTGGGGGTGTCAGTGCTGGGGGTGTTGTTGGGCGGCTGGTCCCCGGGCTGGGACGCGGCTGCCTGTTCTGTTGTCCCCCGTCCCCTCCAGGCGGGAGGAACTCGCACTTCACCGTGCAGGACCTCAAGTCGCTGGGCTCCCAGCTGTGCGACACCCTGCTCGACTTCTGCGACCCCGACCCCGCCAAGGTGGGCGGCAGCCGTGGCTTGGACCGCGGCACCCCGGCTGCCCCCCGTGCCATCGGGGCCGCGGTGACGCCGGCTCGCCCCGCAGCTGCAGCGGTGCCTGGCGGAGGTGGACGCGCTGCTGCGGCGGCGGCTGCGCCGGGAGCCGGGCTGCGGTGGGTGGAGCGGCGTGTCCCCCTCGGAGCTCGAGTCCAGGTGGGTACGGCCGTGCCGCCCCGCGGAGCCCCGCGCTGCCGTGGGGTACAGCCGGTCGTGTCCCCCGCGCAGCACCAGCGGCTCCGACACCTCCGTGTCCGACGGGCCCGCGGTTCATCTCTGCGGCCCAGAACAGCCGGTGAGTCCCTGGCTGCCGCTGTTTTTGGGGAGGGACGAGGCCCTGGGGAGGTGTGACACCCCAGGACCACTTTGCCATCTGGCGCAGTCGGAGCAACGGAGGAGGAAGCGGCTGCGGAGCCGAAGAGCCAGGAACGCCCTGTGCCAGCCAAATGCCACTGTCCCGGTGAGCCTGGGACCGCCAGAACGCTCTGCCCGGTCACAGCGGGGACAGTCCTGCTGGGACACTTGTCCCCAGAGCTGTCGCAGCGCGCCCGGGGCTCCAAGGGGTGCAAGCCCTGCTCTGCGCCCCCAGGCCAGGCCGGGGCCCTGCGGGGCCCGCGCGCAGCCGGCTCTGCCCGGCCCGGCGGGAGCGCAGCGCGGCCGCCTCGCCGCCCTGACGCGGTCCCAGCGGGAACGGGGCGCGAGCGCGGTGTCGCGCCGCCGGCCGCCCCCGAGCGCCCGCTGCCCCGGCGGCTGCTCGCAGGACGCAGCCCCGGGAGCCCCAGGGCCGtcccggcggcgggcggggcgggtgGCTGCCGCCCGCGGGCACAGGGCCCGTCTCCCCATCCACAGCCCCGGCAGAGCCTCCGCGGCCCCGCGCTGCCGCGCCTGTGCTCGGCATTAAAGGCGGCGCCACGGCCGTGACTCTGCGTGCTGGCTCCTGTTTGCACGGCGCGTTCCCCCCGCGCTCCCTCCCGCCCGGAGACCACGGGAGCGCGGCCCCAGGGGCAGGCCCTGCCCCACGGCAGTGCCGCAGGCCCCGCAGGCTCCTCTGCGGCCTCCTGGCCACCGTGTCGCTTCAGGCGCCATCGCCGTGGCGTCACCTCGGGCCTGCAGGCCGCGCCGAGGCCTTGGGCCCCGTTGCCATGGCGACGCCTCAGGCCTGTAGGCCGCGGTGACGCCTCACACCCCGTCGCCACGACAACGCCCCTCGTTGCCATGGCGACCCGGCGGGGCAACGCCCGCGGGGCCGGAAGCGAGCGGCATGCGCGCCGGAAGTACCGGGGGCGGAAGCGGAAGCGGCGGCGGCGGTGTCCTTCTGGGCCGTGACGCCGGGCGGCACCATGGCGGACGCGGCCTcgcaggtgctgctgggctcGGGGCTCACCGTGCTCTCGCAGCCCCTCATGTACGTGAAGGTGCTGGTGCAGGTAAGGGGCGGCGCGCGGCGGGGAGCCGGGGGGGAGCGACACCGGCTCCGGTACCGGCTGCCTGTCCCCGCCGCAGGTGGGCTACGAGCCGCTGCCGCCCACCCTGGGCAGGAACGTTTTCGGGCGCCAGGTCTACCAGCTGCCCGGCCTCTTCGCGTACGGTGAGTCTGTCCCCGCCGTGGGGCGTCCCCGTGTCCCGCTGTCCCCCGTGGGGCGTCCCCGGGGGTGACgggtccccgctgtccccagccaAGCACATCGTGAAGGTCGATGGAAGAGCGGGACTCTTCAAGGGCCTCACCCCCCGCCTCTGCTCCAGCGCCATCGGCACCGTCGTGCACAGCAAAGTGCTGCAGGTACTGGGGGAGACGGGGACGCGCTGGGGACCCGGGGGGCTCTGccagcggggctggggacacggggcacCGGCAGAgcctcccccctcccccgcgGCTGCGCTGACCCTGCGCTTCCCTCCCCAGCGATACCAGGAGGCTGAGCAGGCTGAGGTGGGTGAATCCTCCATCTGTCGCTCCCTCCTTCCCGCTCCCCTGGGGGGACACCCGGGTCTGGGGAGGTCGGGGcctccagggctggtggggagggAGCGGCGCCTTTCGGGGGCTGTTCCCCACCTGGTGCCTCTTTCCAGCCTGGAAGCAGCAAGAAGGAGCCGGTGTCCTCGCTGGAGCAGGTGCTGAAGGAGGTGAGGAGGGCACTGGGTGCAAGGGGGACTCGGAGTGATGTTGTCACCCCCGCCGTGTCCCTCTGACCACCCGTTTCTCCCCCAGACCTCCCGAGAGATGGTCGCTCGCTCCGCCGCCACACTCATCACCCACCCCTTTCACGGTAGGTGACCCCTCCACAGCCGGTGACAAGTGCCCGTTGCTCCCGCGtcaccccagggtgtccccgAGCCCCTGCTGACCCCCGTGTCTGCCCACAGTGATCACCCTGCGCTGCATGGTGCAGTTCATTGGCCGCGAGACCAAGTACAGgtaggggctggggctgctgggggtggAAATGGGGCTGCCATGGGGGGCTGCCCGCCCGCAGACCCCCCTCTGACTGTGTCaccctccttttcctccccgTGCCAGCGGGACACTAAGCGCCTTCGCCACGATTTACCGAGAAGAGGGCATCCTGGGCTTCTTCGCGTGAGTGCTGACAGCGAGGGGGCTGCAGGGTCTGCCCCCCAAAATCCATGGGGTCCCTCCCCAAAATCCGTGGGGCTTCGCTTGCTGTGTGGGTGTTattcctccctccagctgcagctctgctctcccatCCTGCCCTCACCTAGTGTGCTGCTGGGGTCCCTGATTTCCCGTTCTGCCCCCCGGGGGGGCTTCCTGGCACTTGTAGCCACCAGCCCTGGGATTTGCGGGTGACATTTGACATTTAGAGCcgttaaaacagaacaaacgTATATTAAAATTTCCCCCTCCCGCTCTCGGTGGCTGGGGGGTCTTTTGGGTCCCTCCACTGCTCCTCTCTGTGCCCACATCCTCTCAGAACCATTCGTCTGAGTGTTTTGTCTCCGGGGCAGGGGGTTCCCCCCTTCACGTGGCTGTTGGGGACACAGGCGCTCCCCCCATTCCCGTTCCCCGGAGCTCACGGTCCCTCTTGTCTTGCAGCGGCCTCATCCCGCGGCTCCTCGGGGACATCCTCTCCCTCTGGCTCTGCAACATGCTGGCCTACCTCATCAACACGTACGCGCTGGAGAACGGGGTACGGGCTCCACGCCCCACTCGGGGGGTAGGACGATGGCAGTGAAGGATGGGGGAGGCTCAGGGGACATTTCAGGGGGACAGGGCCCCGCTTTGAGGTGGCGGGGGCTGAAGGTGCCATTTCTTTCTGCGCAGGCCTCCACCATGACTGAGATGAAGAGCTACTCGCAGGCAGTGACCGGCGTGAGTACAGCCAGCGCGTGTGTGTGCGCACCCCCGGCTGCATGACACCAGGAAGCCTCCATCCCTGGGGAAATGGGGTGTTTAGGAACCCCCCCCTGTcctgggggtggggggcagagCCGGGTGCTGAGCCTGCAGAGAACAGAATGTTCCATGGGCTCGTGGCTTCCACGTTGCCTGGCCCCACATGGAGCCGCCTCTCTCCCagggggaccctggggactTTTGGGGCTCATTCTGCCCCCACAGAGGGAAGCGGGGGGTGGGTCCCTGGCGGGGCCGTGAGCCGCTGCCGAccagccctgctcctctcccttgCAGTTTTTCGCCAGCATGCTGACCTACCCCTTCGTGCTGGTCTCCAACCTGATGGCCGTGAATAACTGCGGGTGAGTCCGTTGGTgccccccgctgccccccacCCGCTGCGAGGGCCAGTGTGGTGACAGCTGTGTGCCCCCACATCCCATAATTTCCAAAAAACACCTTTCCCAAGCGCCTGGTTTGCAAAGAGGCTCCAATTTCACTGTGGGGTCGATCCCTCATCAGTTGCACTGTGGTGGGGGGAGGTCAAAAGGTCCATTTTGGGGTTTTGCTCAGCGTGGAGCTGCAGAGGTGGCAGAAATAACCCCCCATGGGgtctccccttcctccttcccccaggCTGGCTGGGGGTCTCCTCCCCTACGCGCCCACCTACTCCTCCTGGCTGGATTGCTGGAGCCAGCTGCACCGGGAGGTGAGTGACCGTGGCCGCACTGTCCCCGACCACCAAAGAAAAGCCGGGTGGGAGCCCCACGGGGCTCGGGGCAACCCTGACTCACCGGACCGTGGCCATCTCCGTCTTCCAGGGCAACATGAGCCGAGGGAACAGCCTGTTTTTCCGCAAGGTGCCCGCAGGGAAGCGCTACGTGTGGGACGAGAGGAGGTTTCGCTGAAGCTGGAGCCGGGAGGGGGAATCGTGAAGCCGACGTCGGGCTCTGGGGGGCAAAGAATTATGAGAGAGTGGTGATTTCTatacagttttttaaaatcatttaatGCTGAGAGATGAAGACGGGTGTGCGAGAGTCTGTTGTTGAGGCCGCCTGGTAAATCCACCGGCAGAAATCCCTCTCCTGCTTTCCCCAGTTACTCCAGAAGCGTTTTCCCAGCCTTGGTCCCGGATGAGGCTGTTTCAACTAAGGAAATTCCCCCTGGAACCATCAACCCCTTAAAAATAACTACGAGTTTTAAAGACGGGCTGTAAAGCATCACGGAACTTGGGGAGCGatgtccccaacccctccaggggcCACTCATTAACGGCTGGGGATAATTGTAGTGCAGCAGCATGGGTGGTGGGAGGAGAGCGCTGCCCCGAGGCCTtgcgtgcctcagtttccctctcGGGGCTGTAgtgggtggggggagcagcaaAGGGATCGATCCCACTGTTGGCAGCGCCCGCAGGGGTGTCACAGCACCCACAGGTAAGAGGGGGCGCGTGGATGGTGACACATCTGGGCTGTGACGGGAGGGTTGGTGGGTGGGTTGCACACCCTGTCAGGGGGTTGTACACCCGGGAGGAGGCTTGTGCAGCGGTTTGCACAGCTGGTGGGGGGGTTGCACAGCTGGGGGGGTTGCACGTGCAGCAGGAGGATTGCAGGGCTAGGAGCGTGTGTGCAAAGCGGGGAGGTGAGTTGCACACGCGGTGGGGGGTCACGCACCGGTGAGAGGATCGCACACCCGTTGAACGGCGGGATCGGGGCTGCACGGGCCGCGGGCGGGTCGCACGCTCAGCAGGCTGTTGCACACCCGGGCGGGGGTTGAACGGCTGGCCCGggggccgccccgccgcggggTGCCCGGGGCGGGCCCGGGGGGCGGGcccgggggcgggcgggcccGGACGTCCTCCCGGCGCCATGGCGGAGGCGGGGGGGTTGCTGAGCGGCGGCAGCGAGCGGCGGTGCCGGGAGCGgttggcggcggcgggggcggctcggcggggcgcggcggcggcggcggccgcggtgCTGGTGCCGCTGTGCTCGGTGCGGGGCCGCCCCGCGCTGCTCTTCACGCTGCGCTCCCGCCGCCTGGGCGGGCCCCACAGCGGCGACGTCAGGTACCGGCACCGGGGCGGGTGCCGGGGGGGGGCGGGTACCGGTACTGACCCCCCGGTAACTCCCGCAGCTTCCCCGGGGGGAAGCGGGACCCGGCGGACGCGGACGCGGTGGCCACGGCGCTGCGGGAGACGCgggaggagctggggctggagctgggagcCGAGACAGTCTGGGGGCAGCTGCGGCCGCTGCCCGACCGGGTACCGGGAACGGGGAACAGGGACCGGGGGCGGGAGCCAGCGGACGCGGTGACAAGGACAccagggcagggatggggtCGTGGGGCACGGAGGGTGTTTGGGGGCACGGAGTGGCTGGAAACACTGAGGACATGGGGTGACAAGGTCGTGGGGTGACAGTGATATAAGAGCAGAGTGGCAGGGACAATGCAGTAGGGACACAGGTGACGGGGACATGGGATGACAGGGACACAAGGGCAGAGTGGCAGGGACGAGACAGTAGGGATacgggtgacagggacacatGGGCAGAgtgacagggacatggggtggcAGGGGGTGACAGCGACAGagagcacaggctgcagacCAAGAGGGGTTGACACACGATGGGTGTCAGGATGTGGCGCAGGGTGTCCCAGCTGGGTGCAGGGGGTCACAGTGAGTGGGTGGTGCTTTGGGGAGGGGGTTTGTCACCCCCGTCCCTTGCTGTCACACCTTCCAGCAGGGACAGCTGGTGGCTCCTGTTGTGGCCAacctggggctgctggagaACTTGACATTGACTCCCAACCCTGACGAGGTGGGTGACCCGCGCTGGccatgtcccctccctgggGTCTCCTCTTCCCTGGTGATGTCCCTGGCCACCCCTTTGCCTGGTGACACGGTGGCAGATGTCCCCGGCCACCCCCTCGCAGGTGGAGGAGATCTTCACGCTGCCGCTGGCGCATCTCCTGCGGGAGGAGAACCAGGGCTACACCCATTTCCGCACCGCCGGCCGTTACAGCTACACCCTCCCCGTCTTCCTCAACGGGCCCCACCGGGTCTGGGGGCTCACGGCCATCGTCACCGAGATGACGCTGGAGCTGCTGGCGCCCGACCGCTACCGCAGGAAGACCCACATGCTGTCCCGGAGCCCCTCAGTGTGACgtgggaggggacagggt from Columba livia isolate bColLiv1 breed racing homer chromosome 5, bColLiv1.pat.W.v2, whole genome shotgun sequence carries:
- the AGBL2 gene encoding cytosolic carboxypeptidase 2 isoform X5, with the translated sequence MQPSGPPRDRGAGGFGGKLLPEPYDSFMRSHLRYYGYFQAPRALEPVSGQDRWVPSARGQGTSVPSVQHRRSPGDPRDLFTLPWAQGPLPAPRWPIECEVIKEPIEHIEWVPPEPEPFCPPAGPARPLAPLSEDQGTVVYQLSPGTGEWAAPRVPPSVPRSPLPSLWALPAAPPGSCFTRARIGGSPGPLSLPATPLEGPQDTTLIFESRFESGNLQKAVKVGPFEYVLWLRPDLYTAKHTQWFYFRVQNTRRDHLYHFTIANLAKPKSLYNEGMRPLLYSQRDAESCGIGWRRVGTDIQYYRRGVEEPAAFCLSWTVCFPHDGDTCFFAHSYPYTYSDLRRYLRALCRDPARSRLCTVRALCRSLAGNTVYLLTIGSPAAAASKRVVVLSARAHPGESGGSWAMRGLLDFLLSADADAQLLRRLFDFMVVPMLNPDGVVVGNSRCSLAGRDPNRAYGTARGGSFPGVWHLRAMVERVLAEREVVLYCDFHGHSRKNNVFMYGCDGGGAGSGSRLRQRVFPLMLSKNAPDKFSFPSCKFKVQKSKAGTGRVVMWRLGVLHSYTMEAAFGGSTLGEGPPRVGVSVLGVLLGGWSPGWDAAACSVVPRPLQAGGTRTSPCRTSSRWAPSCATPCSTSATPTPPSCSGAWRRWTRCCGGGCAGSRAAVGGAACPPRSSSPGGTSGSDTSVSDGPAVHLCGPEQPSEQRRRKRLRSRRARNALCQPNATVPVSLGPPERSARSQRGQSCWDTCPQSCRSAPGAPRGASPALRPQARPGPCGARAQPALPGPAGAQRGRLAALTRSQRERGASAVSRRRPPPSARCPGGCSQDAAPGAPGPSRRRAGRVAAARGHRARLPIHSPGRASAAPRCRACARH
- the AGBL2 gene encoding cytosolic carboxypeptidase 2 isoform X3, whose product is MQPSGPPRDRGAGGFGGKLLPEPYDSFMRSHLRYYGYFQAPRALEPVSGQDRWVPSARGQGTSVPSVQHRRSPGDPRDLFTLPWAQGPLPAPRWPIECEVIKEPIEHIEWVPPEPEPFCPPAGPARPLAPLSEDQGTVVYQLSPGTGEWAAPRVPPSVPRSPLPSLWALPAAPPGSCFTRARIGGSPGPLSLPATPLEGPQDTTLIFESRFESGNLQKAVKVGPFEYVLWLRPDLYTAKHTQWFYFRVQNTRRDHLYHFTIANLAKPKSLYNEGMRPLLYSQRDAESCGIGWRRVGTDIQYYRRGVEEPAAFCLSWTVCFPHDGDTCFFAHSYPYTYSDLRRYLRALCRDPARSRLCTVRALCRSLAGNTVYLLTIGSPAAAASKRVVVLSARAHPGESGGSWAMRGLLDFLLSADADAQLLRRLFDFMVVPMLNPDGVVVGNSRCSLAGRDPNRAYGTARGGSFPGVWHLRAMVERVLAEREVVLYCDFHGHSRKNNVFMYGCDGGGAGSGSRLRQRVFPLMLSKNAPDKFSFPSCKFKVQKSKAGTGRVVMWRLGVLHSYTMEAAFGGSTLGGRNSHFTVQDLKSLGSQLCDTLLDFCDPDPAKLQRCLAEVDALLRRRLRREPGCGGWSGVSPSELESRWVRPCRPAEPRAAVGYSRSCPPRSTSGSDTSVSDGPAVHLCGPEQPVSPWLPLFLGRDEALGRCDTPGPLCHLAQSEQRRRKRLRSRRARNALCQPNATVPVSLGPPERSARSQRGQSCWDTCPQSCRSAPGAPRGASPALRPQARPGPCGARAQPALPGPAGAQRGRLAALTRSQRERGASAVSRRRPPPSARCPGGCSQDAAPGAPGPSRRRAGRVAAARGHRARLPIHSPGRASAAPRCRACARH
- the AGBL2 gene encoding cytosolic carboxypeptidase 2 isoform X8, whose amino-acid sequence is MQPSGPPRDRGAGGFGGKLLPEPYDSFMRSHLRYYGYFQAPRALEPVSGQDRWVPSARGQGTSVPSVQHRRSPGDPRDLFTLPWAQGPLPAPRWPIECEVIKEPIEHIEWVPPEPEPFCPPAGPARPLAPLSEDQGTVVYQLSPGTGEWAAPRVPPSVPRSPLPSLWALPAAPPGSCFTRARIGGSPGPLSLPATPLEGPQDTTLIFESRFESGNLQKAVKVGPFEYVLWLRPDLYTAKHTQWFYFRVQNTRRDHLYHFTIANLAKPKSLYNEGMRPLLYSQRDAESCGIGWRRVGTDIQYYRRGVEEPAAFCLSWTVCFPHDGDTCFFAHSYPYTYSDLRRYLRALCRDPARSRLCTVRALCRSLAGNTVYLLTIGSPAAAASKRVVVLSARAHPGESGGSWAMRGLLDFLLSADADAQLLRRLFDFMVVPMLNPDGVVVGNSRCSLAGRDPNRAYGTARGGSFPGVWHLRAMVERVLAEREVVLYCDFHGHSRKNNVFMYGCDGGGAGSGSRLRQRVFPLMLSKNAPDKFSFPSCKFKVQKSKAGTGRVVMWRLGVLHSYTMEAAFGGSTLGGRNSHFTVQDLKSLGSQLCDTLLDFCDPDPAKLQRCLAEVDALLRRRLRREPGCGGWSGVSPSELESRWVRPCRPAEPRAAVGYSRSCPPRSTSGSDTSVSDGPAVHLCGPEQPSEQRRRKRLRSRRARNALCQPNATVPVSLGPPERSARSQRGQSCWDTCPQSCRSAPGAPRGASPALRPQARPGPCGARAQPALPGPAGAQRGRLAALTRSQRERGASAVSRRRPPPSARCPGGCSQDAAPGAPGPSRRRAGRVAAARGHRARLPIHSPGRASAAPRCRACARH
- the AGBL2 gene encoding cytosolic carboxypeptidase 2 isoform X7, whose product is MQPSGPPRDRGAGGFGGKLLPEPYDSFMRSHLRYYGYFQAPRALEPVSGQDRWVPSARGQGTSVPSVQHRRSPGDPRDLFTLPWAQGPLPAPRWPIECEVIKEPIEHIEWVPPEPEPFCPPAGPARPLAPLSEDQGTVVYQLSPGTGEWAAPRVPPSVPRSPLPSLWALPAAPPGSCFTRARIGGSPGPLSLPATPLEGPQDTTLIFESRFESGNLQKAVKVGPFEYVLWLRPDLYTAKHTQWFYFRVQNTRRDHLYHFTIANLAKPKSLYNEGMRPLLYSQRDAESCGIGWRRVGTDIQYYRRGVEEPAAFCLSWTVCFPHDGDTCFFAHSYPYTYSDLRRYLRALCRDPARSRLCTVRALCRSLAGNTVYLLTIGSPAAAASKRVVVLSARAHPGESGGSWAMRGLLDFLLSADADAQLLRRLFDFMVVPMLNPDGVVVGNSRCSLAGRDPNRAYGTARGGSFPGVWHLRAMVERVLAEREVVLYCDFHGHSRKNNVFMYGCDGGGAGSGSRLRQRVFPLMLSKNAPDKFSFPSCKFKVQKSKAGTGRVVMWRLGVLHSYTMEAAFGGSTLGGRNSHFTVQDLKSLGSQLCDTLLDFCDPDPAKLQRCLAEVDALLRRRLRREPGCGGWSGVSPSELESSTSGSDTSVSDGPAVHLCGPEQPVSPWLPLFLGRDEALGRCDTPGPLCHLAQSEQRRRKRLRSRRARNALCQPNATVPVSLGPPERSARSQRGQSCWDTCPQSCRSAPGAPRGASPALRPQARPGPCGARAQPALPGPAGAQRGRLAALTRSQRERGASAVSRRRPPPSARCPGGCSQDAAPGAPGPSRRRAGRVAAARGHRARLPIHSPGRASAAPRCRACARH
- the AGBL2 gene encoding cytosolic carboxypeptidase 2 isoform X2 — its product is MQPSGPPRDRGAGGFGGKLLPEPYDSFMRSHLRYYGYFQAPRALEPVSGQDRWVPSARGQGTSVPSVQHRRSPGDPRDLFTLPWAQGPLPAPRWPIECEVIKEPIEHIEWVPPEPEPFCPPAGPARPLAPLSEDQGTVVYQLSPGTGEWAAPRVPPSVPRSPLPSLWALPAAPPGSCFTRARIGGSPGPLSLPATPLEGPQDTTLIFESRFESGNLQKAVKVGPFEYVLWLRPDLYTAKHTQWFYFRVQNTRRDHLYHFTIANLAKPKSLYNEGMRPLLYSQRDAESCGIGWRRVGTDIQYYRRGVEEPAAFCLSWTVCFPHDGDTCFFAHSYPYTYSDLRRYLRALCRDPARSRLCTVRALCRSLAGNTVYLLTIGSPAAAASKRVVVLSARAHPGESGGSWAMRGLLDFLLSADADAQLLRRLFDFMVVPMLNPDGVVVGNSRCSLAGRDPNRAYGTARGGSFPGVWHLRAMVERVLAEREVVLYCDFHGHSRKNNVFMYGCDGGGAGSGSRLRQRVFPLMLSKNAPDKFSFPSCKFKVQKSKAGTGRVVMWRLGVLHSYTMEAAFGGSTLGGRNSHFTVQDLKSLGSQLCDTLLDFCDPDPAKVGGSRGLDRGTPAAPRAIGAAVTPARPAAAAVPGGGGRAAAAAAAPGAGLRWVERRVPLGARVQVGTAVPPRGAPRCRGVQPVVSPAQHQRLRHLRVRRARGSSLRPRTAVGATEEEAAAEPKSQERPVPAKCHCPGEPGTARTLCPVTAGTVLLGHLSPELSQRARGSKGCKPCSAPPGQAGALRGPRAAGSARPGGSAARPPRRPDAVPAGTGRERGVAPPAAPERPLPRRLLAGRSPGSPRAVPAAGGAGGCRPRAQGPSPHPQPRQSLRGPALPRLCSALKAAPRP
- the AGBL2 gene encoding cytosolic carboxypeptidase 2 isoform X18 — encoded protein: MQPSGPPRDRGAGGFGGKLLPEPYDSFMRSHLRYYGYFQAPRALEPVSGQDRWVPSARGQGTSVPSVQHRRSPGDPRDLFTLPWAQGPLPAPRWPIECEVIKEPIEHIEWVPPEPEPFCPPAGPARPLAPLSEDQGTVVYQLSPGTGEWAAPRVPPSVPRSPLPSLWALPAAPPGSCFTRARIGGSPGPLSLPATPLEGPQDTTLIFESRFESGNLQKAVKVGPFEYVLWLRPDLYTAKHTQWFYFRVQNTRRDHLYHFTIANLAKPKSLYNEGMRPLLYSQRDAESCGIGWRRVGTDIQYYRRGVEEPAAFCLSWTVCFPHDGDTCFFAHSYPYTYSDLRRYLRALCRDPARSRLCTVRALCRSLAGNTVYLLTIGSPAAAASKRVVVLSARAHPGESGGSWAMRGLLDFLLSADADAQLLRRLFDFMVVPMLNPDGVVVGNSRCSLAGRDPNRAYGTARGGSFPGVWHLRAMVERVLAEREVVLYCDFHGHSRKNNVFMYGCDGGGAGSGSRLRQRVFPLMLSKNAPDKFSFPSCKFKVQKSKAGTGRVVMWRLGVLHSYTMEAAFGGSTLGGRNSHFTVQDLKSLGSQLCDTLLDFCDPDPAKLQRCLAEVDALLRRRLRREPGCGGWSGVSPSELESSTSGSDTSVSDGPAVHLCGPEQPSEQRRRKRLRSRRARNALCQPNATVPACRPR